In Pseudomonas rhizosphaerae, one DNA window encodes the following:
- a CDS encoding phytanoyl-CoA dioxygenase family protein → MIEQWQIDQFHQDGFLVVEDVLAAPEVAALQHDFDQWVQDSRSQAQAWGETLDGRARFDVESDHRADHPSLRRVASPTEISPAYRQTAFESRMAEIAGQLIGGTGTRFHHSKINSKLPHTATQVKWHQDFLFTPHSNDDLVTALLMVSEVTAQNGPLKVVPGSHKGPLWSHWHDERFTGAVADAVVEEHCQAPVACFGPPGSVCFMHTRLLHASSPNHTEDPRTLFISVYAAEDALPLADNPLPSEHAGRLVAGCESGLIRSTENHVRLPQKPKGASFFVQQAGTDLATA, encoded by the coding sequence ATGATCGAGCAATGGCAGATAGACCAGTTTCACCAGGATGGCTTTCTGGTGGTCGAGGATGTGCTGGCGGCGCCTGAAGTGGCAGCGCTGCAGCATGACTTCGATCAATGGGTGCAGGACAGCCGCAGCCAGGCTCAGGCCTGGGGTGAAACCCTGGATGGTCGCGCACGCTTCGATGTGGAAAGCGATCACCGTGCCGACCATCCCTCGCTGCGCCGGGTAGCGTCGCCCACTGAGATTTCGCCAGCGTATCGCCAGACGGCCTTCGAATCGCGCATGGCCGAAATCGCCGGGCAGTTGATCGGCGGGACCGGCACCCGTTTCCATCACAGCAAGATCAACTCCAAGCTGCCGCACACCGCCACCCAAGTGAAATGGCATCAGGATTTCCTCTTCACCCCGCACAGCAACGACGACCTGGTGACGGCCCTGTTGATGGTCAGCGAAGTGACCGCGCAGAACGGTCCGCTCAAGGTGGTACCTGGCAGCCATAAAGGCCCGCTGTGGTCGCACTGGCATGACGAGCGTTTCACCGGCGCGGTGGCCGATGCCGTGGTCGAGGAACACTGCCAGGCGCCGGTGGCCTGCTTCGGCCCGCCCGGCTCGGTGTGCTTCATGCACACTCGCCTGCTGCATGCCTCAAGCCCCAATCACACCGAAGATCCGCGGACGCTGTTCATCAGCGTGTACGCCGCCGAGGACGCTCTGCCACTGGCCGACAACCCGCTGCCCAGTGAGCACGCCGGACGCCTGGTGGCCGGGTGCGAGAGCGGCTTGATCCGCAGCACCGAGAACCATGTGCGTCTGCCCCAGAAACCCAAGGGTGCATCGTTTTTCGTCCAACAGGCCGGTACCGACCTGGCGACTGCCTGA
- a CDS encoding transporter substrate-binding domain-containing protein, with translation MKLPSLKARPVAMAVFGAILAASSLSASAFQQPGKIVAGSDMTFFPYEYMEKNKPAGFDIEFLDGLAKVMGMTAENIDTRFPNLISGLQAGRFDITNSSMYITADRMKVIDMVPYLKSGESILAVKGSAYQPKTPEEFCGHKIGSMGATSWLQQLQKLSAEYCVKNGLQPIAISEYGTDPQTTQAMLAHAVEAQITDAAVARGVVDKLGDRVVISSQTLIYPVLNGFGVKKGNDEVRNALIHGLEKYSKTPEYAALLDKYKFQAPTADDIAALMPNP, from the coding sequence ATGAAGTTGCCAAGCCTGAAAGCCCGCCCCGTCGCCATGGCCGTGTTCGGCGCCATCCTGGCCGCCAGTTCGTTGAGCGCTTCGGCGTTCCAGCAGCCCGGCAAGATCGTCGCCGGGTCCGACATGACGTTCTTCCCTTACGAATACATGGAGAAGAACAAGCCTGCCGGCTTCGATATCGAGTTCCTCGACGGTCTCGCCAAGGTCATGGGCATGACTGCGGAAAACATCGACACCCGCTTTCCCAACCTGATCAGCGGGCTCCAGGCCGGACGGTTCGACATCACCAACTCGTCGATGTACATCACCGCCGACCGCATGAAGGTGATCGACATGGTCCCTTACCTGAAAAGCGGTGAGTCGATCCTCGCGGTCAAGGGCAGCGCCTATCAGCCCAAGACGCCGGAAGAGTTCTGCGGGCACAAGATCGGCTCCATGGGCGCCACCTCCTGGCTTCAGCAATTGCAAAAGCTGTCCGCCGAGTACTGCGTGAAGAACGGCCTGCAGCCGATCGCCATCAGTGAGTACGGCACCGATCCGCAAACTACCCAGGCCATGCTGGCCCACGCGGTGGAAGCGCAGATCACCGACGCGGCGGTCGCTCGCGGGGTGGTCGACAAGCTGGGCGATCGCGTGGTGATTTCTTCGCAGACCCTGATCTACCCGGTGCTCAACGGCTTCGGTGTAAAGAAGGGCAACGACGAGGTCCGCAACGCGCTGATCCATGGCTTGGAGAAATACAGCAAGACCCCCGAATACGCGGCCCTGCTGGACAAGTACAAGTTCCAGGCGCCGACCGCCGATGACATCGCCGCCTTGATGCCCAACCCCTGA
- a CDS encoding class II aldolase and adducin N-terminal domain-containing protein: protein MALSFEEQTRIDLAATFRIIAHLGMHEAVANHFSAAISADGKQFLLNPKWVHFSRLRASDLLLLDADDTEAAHRPDVDATAWSIHGQVHQRLPDARVVLHLHPVYTTAVACLAQPKILPVDQNTARYFNRIAVDELYGGMADTSAEGARLANLLQDKRRLLMGNHGIIVVAPTVGEAFDDIWTLERACQILVTAWSTGQPLKVLADEVAEKTARDWEKISDFSQRHFEEMKHLMIQADPSLVD, encoded by the coding sequence ATGGCCCTGAGTTTCGAAGAACAGACGCGCATCGACCTGGCCGCAACGTTCCGCATCATCGCCCACCTGGGCATGCACGAGGCGGTTGCCAACCATTTCAGCGCCGCCATCAGCGCCGACGGCAAGCAGTTCCTGCTCAACCCCAAGTGGGTGCATTTCTCGCGGCTGCGGGCCAGTGACCTGTTGCTGCTCGATGCCGACGACACCGAAGCCGCGCACCGCCCGGACGTGGACGCCACCGCCTGGTCGATCCACGGCCAGGTTCACCAGCGCCTGCCCGATGCCCGTGTGGTGCTGCACCTGCACCCGGTCTACACCACGGCCGTGGCTTGCCTTGCGCAACCGAAGATTCTGCCGGTCGACCAGAACACGGCGCGTTATTTCAACCGCATCGCGGTGGACGAACTCTACGGCGGCATGGCCGATACCAGCGCCGAGGGTGCCCGCCTGGCCAACCTGCTGCAGGACAAGCGCCGGCTATTGATGGGCAACCACGGCATCATCGTGGTCGCGCCGACGGTAGGCGAGGCGTTCGACGACATCTGGACTCTGGAGCGGGCCTGCCAAATTCTGGTCACGGCCTGGTCGACCGGCCAGCCGCTCAAGGTGCTGGCCGATGAGGTGGCGGAAAAGACCGCACGTGACTGGGAAAAGATCTCCGACTTTTCCCAACGCCACTTCGAAGAAATGAAGCACCTGATGATCCAGGCGGATCCTTCGCTGGTGGACTGA
- a CDS encoding flavin-containing monooxygenase encodes MNQQITEIDTLVVGAGQAGVAMSEHLSRLGIPHLVLERHRIAEAWRSGRWDSLVANGPAWHDRFPGLEFDMDPDGFAGKEQVADYFEAYARKFDAPIKTGVEVKRVTRNVGRAGFTVETSDGIYCVNHLVSATGPFQKPVIPAIAPTDSTLHQIHSAHYFNPEQLPEGAVLVVGAGSSGVQIAEELLRAGRKVYLSVGPHDRPPRAYRGRDFCWWLGVLGLWDSETVQAGREHVTIAVSGARGGHTVDFRRLAQAGMVLVGLTERFADGKVSFAQDLNENLDRGDENYLALLDAADAYAERNGLDLPLEPTARERVANAACIAQPLQTLDLTEAGVSTIIWATGYSQDYSWLQVDAFHANGKPRHQRGVSSEQGVYFVGLPWLSRRGSAFIWGVWHDAKHVADQIATQRKYRAYDESRSAAQTPAPLRANA; translated from the coding sequence ATGAACCAACAGATCACCGAAATAGACACCCTAGTCGTAGGCGCCGGCCAGGCCGGCGTGGCCATGAGCGAGCACCTGAGCCGTCTGGGTATCCCTCATCTGGTGCTGGAGCGGCATCGTATCGCCGAAGCCTGGCGCTCGGGCCGCTGGGACTCGCTGGTGGCCAACGGCCCGGCCTGGCACGATCGGTTCCCGGGTCTGGAATTCGACATGGATCCCGATGGTTTTGCCGGCAAGGAGCAGGTGGCCGATTATTTCGAGGCCTATGCCCGCAAGTTCGATGCGCCGATCAAGACCGGGGTCGAGGTCAAGCGGGTCACGCGCAATGTGGGCCGTGCCGGCTTTACCGTGGAAACCAGCGATGGCATCTATTGCGTCAACCACTTGGTATCGGCCACCGGGCCGTTTCAGAAGCCGGTGATCCCGGCCATCGCGCCCACGGATTCGACCCTCCACCAGATTCACTCGGCGCACTATTTCAATCCTGAACAATTGCCCGAAGGCGCGGTGCTGGTGGTCGGTGCCGGTTCCTCCGGGGTGCAGATCGCCGAGGAGCTGCTGCGTGCCGGGCGTAAGGTCTACCTTTCGGTGGGTCCCCACGATCGGCCGCCGCGCGCCTACCGTGGGCGCGACTTCTGCTGGTGGCTGGGGGTACTCGGGCTGTGGGACAGCGAAACGGTGCAGGCGGGTCGGGAGCACGTCACCATCGCCGTCAGCGGTGCCCGCGGCGGGCACACCGTGGACTTCCGGCGACTGGCTCAGGCGGGCATGGTGCTGGTGGGTCTGACCGAGCGCTTTGCCGACGGCAAGGTCAGCTTCGCCCAGGATCTGAACGAGAATCTGGACCGGGGCGACGAGAACTACCTGGCACTGCTCGATGCTGCCGATGCCTACGCCGAGCGCAACGGCCTGGACCTGCCCCTGGAGCCGACTGCCCGCGAGCGCGTGGCCAACGCGGCGTGCATTGCCCAACCGCTGCAGACGCTGGACCTGACCGAGGCGGGGGTGTCCACGATCATCTGGGCCACTGGCTATTCGCAGGACTACAGCTGGCTGCAGGTCGACGCCTTCCACGCCAATGGCAAGCCACGCCATCAGCGCGGTGTGAGCAGCGAGCAGGGCGTCTACTTCGTCGGCCTGCCCTGGCTGTCGCGGCGCGGGTCGGCCTTTATCTGGGGCGTTTGGCACGACGCCAAGCATGTCGCCGATCAGATCGCCACGCAGCGCAAGTACCGCGCCTATGACGAGTCCCGAAGCGCTGCCCAGACACCCGCGCCGTTGCGCGCCAACGCTTGA
- a CDS encoding RidA family protein: MVTHTRIRMFNTKDTYPNQSLDNDLCQAVRAGNTVYVRGQVGTDFDGNLVGLGDPAAQAEQAMKNVEQLLEEAGSDLSHIVKTTTYIIDPRYREPVYHVVGRWLKGVFPISTGLVVSALGQPQWLMEIDVIAVIPD; this comes from the coding sequence ATGGTCACTCATACCCGCATCCGCATGTTCAACACCAAGGACACCTACCCCAACCAAAGCCTGGACAATGATTTGTGCCAGGCCGTCCGCGCCGGCAATACTGTTTACGTGCGCGGTCAGGTGGGCACCGACTTTGACGGCAACCTGGTCGGCCTGGGCGACCCTGCGGCGCAGGCCGAGCAGGCCATGAAAAACGTCGAGCAGTTGCTGGAAGAGGCAGGCAGTGACCTGTCGCACATCGTCAAGACCACCACCTACATCATCGATCCGCGTTATCGCGAGCCGGTCTATCACGTCGTTGGTCGTTGGCTCAAAGGTGTCTTTCCGATCTCCACGGGGCTGGTGGTCTCGGCCCTAGGCCAGCCGCAGTGGCTGATGGAAATCGACGTGATCGCCGTCATTCCTGACTGA
- a CDS encoding DUF1028 domain-containing protein, protein MTFSIAARCAETGQLGIAISSSSIAVGARCPWLLAGVGAVSSQNITLPALGPQALAQLEQQVSPDQALQQVLDRDGFGAYRQIIAIDAQGRSAYASGSQTLGIHHARSGEQCVAAGNMLAGTAVVDAVVEAFENASGHLAERLLHAMLAGLAAGGEAGPVHSAALKVVGELPWPIVDLRVDWAEHDPLGELQSLWQAYRPQLQDYIDRALNPAVAPGYGVPGDAR, encoded by the coding sequence ATGACCTTTTCCATCGCAGCACGCTGCGCCGAAACCGGCCAGTTGGGCATCGCCATCAGTTCGTCGAGCATCGCCGTGGGTGCTCGCTGCCCGTGGCTTTTGGCCGGTGTGGGCGCGGTGTCGTCGCAGAACATCACCCTGCCAGCCCTCGGTCCGCAGGCGCTGGCGCAACTGGAACAACAGGTGTCGCCTGACCAGGCGTTGCAACAGGTGTTGGACCGCGACGGCTTCGGTGCGTATCGCCAGATCATCGCCATCGATGCGCAAGGCCGCAGCGCCTACGCCAGTGGCAGCCAGACCTTGGGTATTCATCACGCGCGCAGCGGTGAGCAGTGCGTGGCCGCCGGCAACATGCTGGCCGGCACTGCGGTGGTCGACGCCGTGGTCGAGGCGTTCGAAAACGCCTCCGGGCACCTCGCCGAGCGTCTGCTGCACGCCATGCTCGCCGGCCTGGCCGCGGGCGGCGAAGCCGGACCGGTGCATTCGGCGGCGCTGAAGGTGGTGGGCGAGCTGCCGTGGCCCATTGTCGATCTGCGCGTTGACTGGGCCGAGCATGACCCTTTGGGCGAGCTGCAGAGTTTGTGGCAGGCCTATCGACCACAGCTGCAGGACTACATCGACCGTGCCCTGAATCCGGCGGTGGCACCGGGCTATGGCGTGCCCGGAGACGCGCGATGA
- the argE gene encoding acetylornithine deacetylase, with product MSASRELLAHLVAFDTTSRESNLALIEFVRDYLVGHGVSSELIYNEDGSKANLFASIGPADVPGIVLSGHTDVVPVDGQAWTYPPFQLSEADGRLYGRGTADMKGYIACVLAQVPALVQAPLRRPVHIALSYDEEVGCLGVRSLIEALQRQPVQPMLCVIGEPTELAPVLGHKGKLAMRCEVQGLACHSAHAPSGVNAIEYAARLIAELGRLGDALQAPTARNERFDPPFSTVQVGVIAGGTALNIVPQHCRFDFEVRSLPAEDPRQLTQALQRYAEHTLLPAMQAISGQSAIRFSELSSYPGLDVSHASEAARLIARFSGSQAFSTVAFGTEGGLFDQAGIATVVCGPGSMAQGHKPDEFVSVAQLAGCDEMLGRILAFACEG from the coding sequence ATGAGCGCCAGCCGTGAGCTGCTGGCGCACTTGGTGGCCTTCGACACCACCAGCCGCGAATCCAACCTTGCCCTGATCGAGTTCGTTCGAGACTACCTGGTCGGGCACGGTGTGAGCAGCGAGCTGATCTACAACGAGGATGGCAGTAAGGCCAATCTGTTCGCCAGCATCGGCCCGGCCGATGTACCGGGCATCGTTCTGTCGGGGCATACCGACGTGGTGCCGGTGGACGGTCAGGCCTGGACGTATCCACCCTTTCAGTTGAGCGAAGCGGACGGCCGGCTGTATGGCCGCGGCACGGCCGACATGAAAGGCTACATTGCCTGCGTGCTGGCGCAGGTGCCCGCTTTGGTGCAGGCGCCCCTGCGTCGGCCCGTGCACATTGCTTTGTCCTACGATGAAGAAGTCGGTTGCCTGGGCGTGCGTTCGCTGATCGAAGCCTTGCAGCGTCAGCCGGTGCAGCCGATGTTGTGCGTGATCGGCGAGCCCACCGAGCTGGCGCCGGTGCTCGGGCACAAGGGCAAACTGGCCATGCGCTGCGAGGTACAGGGCCTGGCCTGCCATTCGGCCCATGCGCCGAGCGGGGTCAATGCCATCGAATACGCCGCCCGGCTGATTGCCGAACTGGGCCGGCTGGGCGACGCGCTGCAGGCACCGACTGCCCGCAACGAGCGCTTCGATCCACCGTTTTCCACGGTGCAGGTGGGAGTGATCGCTGGCGGTACCGCGCTCAACATCGTCCCCCAGCACTGCCGTTTCGATTTCGAGGTGCGCTCGCTGCCTGCCGAAGATCCGCGACAGTTGACCCAGGCCCTGCAACGCTACGCCGAGCACACGCTGCTGCCAGCAATGCAGGCGATCAGTGGGCAGAGTGCGATTCGGTTCAGCGAGCTGTCCAGCTATCCGGGCCTGGACGTGAGCCATGCCAGCGAGGCTGCCCGCTTGATCGCGCGGTTCAGCGGTTCGCAGGCGTTTTCCACGGTGGCCTTCGGTACCGAAGGCGGGCTGTTCGACCAGGCGGGCATCGCCACTGTGGTGTGCGGACCCGGCAGCATGGCCCAAGGGCACAAGCCCGATGAGTTCGTCAGCGTCGCGCAGTTGGCCGGATGCGACGAAATGCTGGGACGGATACTGGCTTTCGCCTGCGAAGGCTAA
- the suhB gene encoding inositol-phosphate phosphatase: protein MQPMLNIALRAARSASELIFRSIERLDTIKVDEKEAKDYVSEIDRAAEQTIIDALRRAHPTHGIRGEETGFHPGSGEGQDYLWIIDPLDGTTNFLRGVPHFAVSIACKYRGRLEHAVVLDPVRQEEFTASRGRGAQLNGRRLRVSGRTSLNGALLGTGFPFRDNQTDNLDNYLGMFRSLVGQTAGIRRAGSASLDLAYVAAGRFDAFWESGLSEWDMAAGVLLIQEAGGLVSDFTGGHNFLENGHIVAGNTKCFKAVLTAIQPHLPASLKR from the coding sequence ATGCAGCCCATGCTGAATATCGCGCTGCGCGCCGCCCGCAGCGCCAGTGAATTGATCTTCCGCTCCATCGAGCGCTTGGACACCATCAAGGTCGACGAGAAAGAGGCCAAGGACTACGTGTCCGAAATCGATCGCGCCGCTGAACAGACAATCATCGACGCCCTGCGCAGGGCCCACCCGACCCACGGCATCCGTGGCGAAGAGACCGGCTTCCACCCCGGCAGCGGCGAAGGCCAAGATTACCTGTGGATCATCGACCCACTGGACGGCACCACCAACTTCCTGCGCGGCGTGCCGCACTTCGCCGTCAGCATCGCCTGCAAATACCGTGGTCGCCTGGAACACGCCGTGGTGCTCGATCCGGTCCGCCAGGAAGAATTCACCGCCAGCCGTGGCCGTGGCGCCCAGCTCAATGGACGCCGCCTGCGCGTCAGCGGTCGCACCAGCCTGAACGGCGCCCTGCTGGGCACTGGCTTCCCGTTCCGCGACAACCAGACGGACAACCTGGACAACTACCTGGGCATGTTCCGCAGCCTGGTCGGCCAGACCGCCGGCATTCGCCGCGCCGGTTCCGCCAGCCTGGACCTGGCCTACGTTGCCGCCGGCCGCTTCGATGCATTCTGGGAGTCGGGCCTGTCGGAGTGGGACATGGCCGCAGGCGTGCTGTTGATCCAGGAAGCAGGTGGTCTGGTGAGCGATTTCACCGGCGGTCACAACTTCCTTGAAAACGGCCACATCGTTGCCGGCAACACCAAGTGCTTCAAGGCAGTGCTGACTGCAATCCAGCCGCACTTGCCAGCCTCGCTCAAGCGCTAA
- the trmJ gene encoding tRNA (cytosine(32)/uridine(32)-2'-O)-methyltransferase TrmJ — MLDNIRVVLVNTSHPGNIGGAARAMKNMGLSRLVLVEPREFPSPEADARASGASDVLENAQVVASLEEALVGCTVVLGTSARDRSLPWPLVDPRECGEKVIEEAGQGKQIALVFGREHAGLTNDELQRCHFHVHIPSNPDFSSLNLAAAVQVLGYEVRMAWLAGKRPAAAMEKAEELATSDEMERFYGHLQDTLVDIAFLDPEKPRHLMARLRRLFGRSAVNKSEMSILRGILTETQKVARGEPHKRKDQ, encoded by the coding sequence GTGCTGGATAACATCCGAGTCGTCCTGGTCAATACCAGCCATCCCGGCAACATCGGTGGCGCGGCGCGCGCCATGAAAAACATGGGGTTGTCGCGGCTGGTGCTGGTCGAGCCCCGCGAGTTCCCGTCGCCCGAGGCCGACGCACGTGCCTCGGGCGCCAGCGACGTGCTGGAAAACGCCCAGGTGGTCGCCTCTCTGGAGGAGGCGCTGGTGGGCTGCACCGTAGTGCTGGGCACCAGTGCCCGCGACCGCAGCCTGCCGTGGCCCCTGGTGGATCCTCGCGAGTGTGGCGAAAAAGTCATCGAAGAGGCCGGGCAGGGCAAGCAGATCGCGCTGGTGTTCGGCCGCGAGCACGCGGGCTTGACCAACGATGAGCTGCAGCGCTGTCATTTCCACGTGCACATCCCGTCCAATCCGGATTTCAGCTCCCTGAACCTGGCGGCGGCGGTGCAGGTGCTCGGGTATGAAGTGCGCATGGCCTGGCTGGCGGGCAAACGCCCGGCTGCCGCAATGGAGAAGGCCGAAGAGCTGGCCACCAGCGACGAGATGGAGCGCTTCTATGGCCATCTGCAAGACACCCTGGTCGACATCGCCTTTCTCGACCCGGAAAAGCCGCGGCACCTGATGGCTCGCCTGCGTCGGCTGTTCGGCCGCAGCGCGGTGAACAAGTCGGAAATGAGTATTTTGCGCGGCATTCTCACCGAGACCCAGAAGGTCGCTCGGGGCGAGCCGCATAAGCGCAAGGATCAATAA
- the cysE gene encoding serine O-acetyltransferase, with translation MFERLREDIQSVFHRDPAARNAFEVLTCYPGMHAIWLHRAAHALWKRELKWLARVVSNFGRWMTGIEIHPGATVGRRFFIDHGMGIVIGETAEIGDDVTIYQGVTLGGTSWNKGKRHPTLADGVVVGAGAKVLGPFTVGAGAKVGSNAVVTKEVPPGATVVGIPGKIIVKSDDQLDARRKAMAEKIGFDAYGVGGEDMPDPVARAIGQLLDHLHAVDGRLEGMCGALNQLGSDYRAKDLPPLRDEDFECVQGAERKAQS, from the coding sequence ATGTTCGAACGTCTGCGGGAAGATATCCAGAGTGTTTTTCATCGCGATCCGGCTGCGCGCAATGCGTTCGAGGTGCTGACCTGCTACCCGGGCATGCATGCCATCTGGCTGCATCGGGCCGCCCACGCCTTGTGGAAGCGCGAGCTGAAGTGGCTGGCGCGCGTCGTGTCCAACTTCGGCCGCTGGATGACCGGCATCGAGATTCACCCCGGCGCTACCGTAGGCCGGCGGTTCTTCATCGACCACGGCATGGGGATCGTGATCGGCGAGACGGCCGAGATCGGTGACGACGTGACGATCTATCAAGGCGTGACCTTGGGCGGCACCAGTTGGAACAAGGGCAAGCGCCACCCAACCCTGGCCGATGGCGTGGTGGTGGGGGCGGGCGCCAAGGTGCTCGGGCCATTCACGGTGGGTGCCGGAGCCAAGGTTGGCTCCAATGCGGTGGTGACAAAAGAGGTGCCGCCTGGTGCGACCGTGGTCGGGATACCCGGCAAGATCATCGTCAAAAGCGATGACCAGCTGGACGCGCGACGCAAGGCCATGGCCGAAAAGATCGGCTTCGATGCCTACGGCGTCGGTGGCGAGGACATGCCGGACCCCGTGGCGCGGGCCATTGGCCAGCTGCTCGATCACCTGCATGCGGTGGACGGGCGCCTGGAAGGGATGTGTGGCGCGTTGAACCAGCTGGGCAGCGACTACCGTGCCAAGGACCTGCCGCCGCTGCGCGACGAGGACTTCGAGTGCGTGCAAGGCGCGGAGCGCAAGGCGCAGTCCTGA
- the iscR gene encoding Fe-S cluster assembly transcriptional regulator IscR, with product MRLTTKGRYAVTAMLDLALHAQRGPVSLADISERQGISLSYLEQLFAKLRRGNLVSSVRGPGGGYQLSREMEGIQVAQVIDAVNESVDATKCQGLGDCHAGDTCLTHHLWCDLSQQIHEFLSGISLSDLVTRREVQEVAQRQDLRRCNGNGRTQRLDKIETSAVE from the coding sequence ATGCGACTGACAACGAAAGGCCGATACGCCGTCACTGCCATGCTCGACCTGGCATTGCACGCGCAGCGTGGCCCGGTCTCATTGGCCGACATCTCCGAGCGCCAGGGCATTTCCCTGTCTTACCTGGAGCAACTGTTCGCCAAGCTGCGCCGGGGCAACCTGGTGTCCAGCGTGCGCGGCCCCGGCGGTGGTTATCAGCTGTCCCGCGAAATGGAAGGCATCCAGGTTGCACAGGTCATCGATGCGGTCAACGAATCGGTCGATGCCACCAAGTGCCAGGGCCTGGGTGATTGCCACGCCGGAGACACCTGCCTGACCCACCACCTGTGGTGCGACCTCAGCCAGCAGATCCACGAATTTTTGAGCGGTATCAGTCTGTCCGACCTTGTCACTCGCCGTGAGGTGCAAGAAGTCGCTCAGCGCCAGGACCTGCGCCGTTGCAATGGCAACGGTCGCACGCAGCGCCTGGACAAGATCGAAACGTCTGCCGTCGAATGA
- a CDS encoding IscS subfamily cysteine desulfurase translates to MKLPIYLDYSATTPVDPRVAQKMIECLQMDGNFGNPASRSHVFGWKAEEAVENARRQVADLVGADPREIVWTSGATESDNLAIKGVAHFYQTKGKHIITTKIEHKAVLDTTRQLEREGFDVTYLEPGTDGLVTPAMIEAAMREDTILVSVIHVNNEIGVINDIAAIGELTRSRGVLFHVDAAQSTGKVEIDLSALKVDLMSFSAHKTYGPKGIGALYVSRKPRVRLEAAMHGGGHERGMRSGTLATHQIVGMGEAFRIAKETMASENARIKALSDRFYQQVENLEELYVNGSLTARVPHNLNLSFNYVEGESLIMALKDLAVSSGSACTSASLEPSYVLRALGRNDELAHSSIRFTFGRFTTEEEVDYAAQKVCEAVTKLRALSPLWDMYKDGVDISKIEWAAH, encoded by the coding sequence ATGAAGTTGCCGATTTACCTCGATTACTCCGCGACCACGCCAGTGGATCCACGCGTTGCACAGAAGATGATCGAATGCCTGCAGATGGACGGGAACTTCGGTAACCCGGCTTCCCGTTCGCACGTGTTCGGCTGGAAGGCTGAAGAAGCCGTCGAAAATGCCCGTCGCCAAGTGGCCGACCTGGTCGGTGCCGACCCGCGCGAGATCGTCTGGACCAGCGGTGCCACCGAGTCCGACAACCTGGCGATCAAAGGTGTGGCGCACTTCTACCAGACCAAAGGCAAGCACATCATCACCACCAAGATCGAGCACAAAGCGGTCCTGGATACCACTCGCCAGCTCGAGCGTGAAGGTTTCGACGTCACTTATCTCGAGCCTGGCACCGATGGCCTGGTCACCCCGGCCATGATCGAAGCCGCCATGCGCGAAGACACGATCCTGGTCTCGGTCATCCACGTGAACAACGAAATCGGTGTGATCAACGACATCGCTGCCATCGGCGAGCTGACTCGTTCGCGCGGCGTGCTGTTCCACGTCGATGCGGCCCAGTCCACCGGCAAGGTCGAGATCGATCTGTCGGCATTGAAGGTCGACCTGATGTCGTTCTCGGCGCACAAGACCTACGGTCCCAAGGGCATCGGCGCGTTGTACGTCAGCCGCAAGCCGCGTGTTCGCCTCGAAGCGGCCATGCATGGTGGCGGTCACGAGCGCGGCATGCGTTCGGGCACCCTGGCCACGCACCAGATCGTCGGCATGGGTGAAGCCTTCCGTATCGCCAAGGAAACCATGGCGAGCGAAAACGCCCGCATCAAGGCCCTGAGCGATCGCTTCTACCAGCAGGTCGAAAACCTCGAAGAGCTGTACGTCAACGGCAGCCTGACCGCCCGTGTACCGCATAACTTGAACCTGTCCTTCAACTATGTCGAAGGCGAGTCGCTGATCATGGCCCTCAAGGACCTGGCAGTTTCTTCCGGTTCCGCGTGCACCTCGGCCTCGCTCGAGCCTTCGTACGTACTGCGCGCCCTGGGCCGCAACGACGAGTTGGCGCACAGCTCCATCCGTTTCACCTTCGGTCGTTTCACCACCGAGGAAGAAGTCGATTACGCCGCGCAGAAAGTCTGCGAGGCCGTCACCAAGCTGCGCGCTCTGTCGCCGCTGTGGGACATGTACAAAGACGGTGTCGATATCTCGAAGATCGAGTGGGCGGCGCACTAA
- the iscU gene encoding Fe-S cluster assembly scaffold IscU: protein MAYSEKVIDHYENPRNVGKMDAEDADVGTGMVGAPACGDVMRLQIRVNEQGIIEDAKFKTYGCGSAIASSSLATEWMKGKTLDEAETIKNTQLAEELALPPVKIHCSVLAEDAIKAAVRDYKQKKGLL, encoded by the coding sequence ATGGCTTACAGTGAAAAGGTCATCGACCACTACGAAAACCCACGTAACGTGGGCAAGATGGACGCCGAAGATGCCGACGTCGGCACCGGCATGGTCGGCGCTCCGGCGTGCGGCGATGTGATGCGTCTGCAGATCCGTGTCAACGAGCAGGGCATCATCGAAGATGCCAAGTTCAAGACCTACGGTTGCGGTTCGGCCATCGCTTCCAGCTCCCTCGCCACCGAGTGGATGAAGGGCAAGACCCTGGACGAAGCCGAGACCATCAAGAATACCCAGCTGGCTGAAGAACTGGCATTGCCGCCGGTTAAGATCCACTGCTCGGTACTCGCCGAGGACGCCATCAAGGCGGCCGTGCGCGACTACAAGCAGAAGAAAGGTCTGCTCTGA